The Prochlorococcus marinus XMU1412 genome includes the window GGATGGCTTGAATACTATCAATAATTGCGAAACTTGGATTTACACTTTTGATCTCTTCAATAATTAGGGATAAATTGGTTTCTGCAAAAATTTTCAAATCTATACTGTTTTGATTTAATCTTTCCCATCTAATTTTTACTTGTTCTAGAGATTCTTCTGCAGTTATATATAAAACTTTCTCATTAAGAGATATTTTTCCTGCTGATTGAAGAACTATTGTGCTTTTGCCTATACCTGGTTCTCCTCCTAGTAATACAACAGATCCAGGAACTATCCCACCTCCAAGCACTCGATCAAATTCTCTAAAACCACTTGTAAATCTTGATATTTTTTCTGATGAAATCTCGTTAAACGGTATAGATTTTTTATTATTTTTTATATTTTTTATTTCTTGATATTTAGATCTCTTACTTTTTATTTCTTCAACAATGGAATTCCATGAGTTGCAATTTAGGCATCTACCAAAGTATTGAGAAGTTTCAGATCCGCAATTCTGACAAATAAAAGTCGATAATTTGCTAGACATTAAGTTTCTGAATGAAGTAATGGAACAAGAATGTTTGGGATATTGCCCCTCTACAAGTTAGATTAGGTTAATAATTAATTCTCTTACTGATTAGCTAATAGAAACAAATGGCTCTATCTAGTCAAACTAAAGAAACTATACTGGTCGCAGATGACGAGGCAAGTATTAGAAGGATTTTGGAGACACGTCTCTCCATGATTGGCTACAAAGTTGTAACTGCAAGTGATGGTAAAGAGGCACTAAAGTTATTTAAGGATTATGAACCTGATTTAGTAGTTCTTGACGTCATGATGCCAAAGTTAGATGGTTATGGAGTTTGTCAAGAATTACGGAAAGATTCTGATGTCCCAATTGTTATGTTAACTGCATTAGGAGATGTTGCAGATAGGATAACAGGTTTAGAATTAGGAGCTGATGATTATGTAGTAAAACCATTTAGTCCAAAGGAGTTAGAAGCTAGAATTAGGTGCGTACTCAGAAGAATCGACAAAGAACAAATTCCTGGGATGCCTAATTCAGGATTAATTCTGGTTACGGATATAAAAATTGATACAAATCGAAGACAAGTTTTTAAAAGTGATGAGAG containing:
- the rpaB gene encoding response regulator transcription factor RpaB yields the protein MALSSQTKETILVADDEASIRRILETRLSMIGYKVVTASDGKEALKLFKDYEPDLVVLDVMMPKLDGYGVCQELRKDSDVPIVMLTALGDVADRITGLELGADDYVVKPFSPKELEARIRCVLRRIDKEQIPGMPNSGLILVTDIKIDTNRRQVFKSDERIRLTGMEFSLLELLVSRSGEPFSRGEILKEVWGYTPERHVDTRVVDVHISRLRSKLEADPANPELILTARGTGYLFQRIVDIAPFDGK